A region from the Indicator indicator isolate 239-I01 chromosome 4, UM_Iind_1.1, whole genome shotgun sequence genome encodes:
- the CHRM4 gene encoding muscarinic acetylcholine receptor M4, producing MHNLSAQPWQAKMANLTYDNFTLGNRSEVAIQPPSNYKTVELVFIATVTGSLSLVTVVGNILVMLSIKVNRQLQTVNNYFLFSLACADLIIGVFSMNLYTVYIIKGYWPLGAVVCDLWLALDYVVSNASVMNLLIISFDRYFCVTKPLTYPARRTTKMAGLMIAAAWILSFILWAPAILFWQFIVGKRTVPERECYIQFLSNPAVTFGTAIAAFYLPVVIMTVLYIHISLASRSRVRRHKPESRKEKKGKSLRFLKGPVIKQNNNNSPKKAVEVKEEVRNGKVDDQPSAQTEAAGHQEEKETSNESSTVSMTQTTKDKPTAEILPAGQGQSPAPPRANPTSKWSKIKIVTKQTGTECVTAIEIVPAKAGASTHNSLSNSRPANVARKFASIARSQVRKKRQMAAREKKVTRTIFAILLAFILTWTPYNVMVLINTFCETCVPETVWSIGYWLCYVNSTINPACYALCNATFKKTFKHLLLCQYRNIGTAR from the coding sequence atgcacaacctctctgctcaaCCCTGGCAAGCGAAGATGGCCAACCTGACCTACGACAACTTCACCCTGGGCAACCGCTCCGAGGTGGCCATCCAGCCCCCCAGCAACTACAAGACGGTGGAGCTGGTGTTCATCGCCACGGTCACCGGCTCGCTCAGCCTCGTCACCGTGGTGGGCAACATCCTGGTGATGCTGTCCATCAAGGTGAACCGCCAGCTCCAGACTGTCAATAACTACTTTCTCTTCAGCCTGGCTTGTGCAGACCTTATCATTGGGGTCTTCTCCATGAACCTCTACACGGTCTACATCATCAAAGGCTACTGGCCGCTGGGGGCCGTGGTGTGTGACCTGTGGCTGGCCCTGGACTACGTGGTAAGCAATGCCTCCGTCATGAACTTGCTCATCATCAGCTTTGACCGCTACTTCTGTGTCACCAAGCCTCTGACCTACCCTGCCAGGAGGACCACCAAGATGGCAGGGCTAATGATCGCAGCCGCCTGGATATTGTCCTTCATTCTCTGGGCACCTGCCATCTTGTTCTGGCAGTTCATTGTGGGCAAGAGGACAGTCCCCGAGAGAGAATGCTACATTCAGTTCCTCTCCAACCCGGCAGTGACCTTCGGCACGGCCATTGCTGCTTTCTACCTGCCCGTGGTCATCATGACGGTGCTGTACATCCACATctccctggccagcaggagcagggtgaggaggcaCAAGcctgaaagcaggaaagaaaagaaaggcaagTCCCTCAGGTTCCTGAAGGGCCCCGTgatcaaacaaaacaacaataactCCCCCAAGAAGGCCGTGGAGGTGAAAGAGGAGGTGAGGAACGGGAAAGTGGATgaccagccctcagcacagacagaggCCGCTGGccaccaggaggagaaagagaccTCCAATGAGTCCAGCACAGTCAGCATGACCCAGACCACGAAAGACAAGCCCACAGCAGAAATCTTGCCAGCGGGGCAAggacagagcccagccccaccccGAGCAAACCCAACTTCCAAGTGGTCCAAGATTAAGATTGTCACCAAGCAAACCGGGACCGAGTGCGTAACAGCCATCGAGATTGTCCCAGCCAAGGCAGGAGCCTCTACCCACAACTCCCTGTCCAACAGCCGCCCGGCCAATGTGGCCAGGAAGTTTGCCAGTATCGCCAGAAGCCAAGTGCGGAAGAAGCGCCAGATGGCAGCCCGGGAGAAGAAAGTCACCCGCACCATATTTGCTATCCTCCTCGCCTTCATCCTCACATGGACTCCGTACAACGTGATGGTCCTCATTAACACCTTCTGTGAGACCTGCGTGCCCGAAACGGTGTGGTCCATTGGCTACTGGCTCTGCTATGTCAACAGCACCATCAACCCCGCCTGCTACGCCCTCTGCAATGCCACTTTCAAGAAAACCTTCAAGCACCTTCTCCTGTGCCAGTACAGGAACATTGGCACAGCCAGATAA